From the bacterium genome, one window contains:
- a CDS encoding endonuclease MutS2 — translation MISEETLSALEFDRVRQIAAESAASPLGRERLLVLTPFDAPADAEQCMMRTREMVKIVTGGDFPIHGLEDIREELKDASVAGAALDPEALLRVAKTAAASKEVKSFLGVRKTTCPMLCEISASIADLKDVADRIARAIDLDGTVKDDASSDLKRIRQAIRAETRTLESRMQGILHRWADQGVLQDSIISYRAGRLALPVKGELRGRVQGVIVDQSGSGATVFMEPVETLEISNHLRQLEIDEHREIHRILLDLTALVHARLGEFRETLSVLAELDEFYARARLAVRWEATDAILSDRGRVRILNGRHPLLMERLGKSRVIPLSLEMSPPLRSLVISGPNAGGKTVVLKTVGLLAVMSAAGLFVPVSPGSEIPFFTGIHADIGDAQSIESDLSTFTAHVGKLKNTVSDEARPKLVLVDEVGASTDPALGVALGQAVLLELVRQEAVTLVTTHHGTLKAFAHETDGIENGSMAFNEQSLVPTYVFRPGLPGSSYALEIAERVGFPKEILDTARSFVGQGMLGLEELVSELSRKIENYEKLRRESDIKLTEYAALQKLYTQRTKELQKVQAEAKARAVAEAEAMIQKAGREMDAAIRDIKKEKASREAVKTAQETIAHVREEVEKTRAEVEKTLEPDRPKREPLEQVAVGDRVLIEGSEEVGTVVALQRNGKRAEVEIGGVRLWVDTQKLFAAPEAEKKRKGPRVKLEFTLETKNIAERLDLRGKYGDEAIAEVDSYLAAVAESSLRQVTLIHGKGTGALRTKIHEFLNTHPLVKGFHDGGRNNDDFGSTVVEVK, via the coding sequence ATGATTTCCGAAGAAACCCTTTCCGCGCTCGAGTTTGACCGGGTGCGACAGATCGCCGCCGAATCGGCCGCTTCCCCCCTGGGCAGGGAGCGGCTTTTGGTATTGACGCCGTTTGACGCTCCGGCCGACGCCGAGCAATGCATGATGCGGACGCGCGAGATGGTGAAGATCGTCACCGGCGGTGATTTTCCCATTCACGGATTGGAAGACATTCGCGAGGAACTCAAGGATGCGAGCGTAGCCGGAGCCGCGCTCGACCCGGAAGCGTTGCTGCGGGTGGCGAAAACCGCCGCGGCGAGCAAGGAAGTCAAGTCATTTCTCGGCGTGCGCAAGACGACCTGCCCCATGCTCTGCGAGATCTCCGCTTCCATCGCCGATCTGAAAGACGTGGCCGACCGGATCGCGCGCGCGATTGATCTGGACGGCACGGTGAAGGACGACGCATCGTCCGATCTGAAGCGCATTCGTCAGGCCATCCGCGCCGAGACCCGCACGCTCGAGAGCCGCATGCAGGGAATTCTGCATCGCTGGGCGGATCAGGGAGTCCTGCAGGATTCGATTATCAGCTACCGTGCCGGACGGCTCGCGCTGCCGGTCAAGGGTGAACTGCGCGGCCGCGTGCAGGGCGTGATCGTGGATCAGTCCGGCTCGGGCGCGACGGTGTTCATGGAACCGGTCGAGACGCTTGAAATCTCCAATCACCTGCGGCAGCTCGAAATTGACGAGCACCGCGAGATTCACCGCATTCTGCTTGACTTGACCGCGCTCGTGCACGCGCGGCTCGGGGAGTTCCGCGAAACGCTTTCCGTCCTCGCCGAGCTGGATGAGTTCTACGCGCGGGCGAGGCTGGCCGTGCGCTGGGAAGCGACCGACGCGATTCTCAGCGATCGCGGAAGAGTGCGGATTCTGAACGGACGACATCCGCTGCTCATGGAAAGGCTCGGCAAGTCGCGCGTGATCCCGCTCTCGCTCGAGATGTCGCCGCCGCTGCGATCATTGGTGATTTCCGGGCCTAACGCCGGCGGGAAAACCGTGGTGCTCAAAACCGTGGGACTCTTGGCCGTGATGTCGGCGGCGGGACTCTTCGTTCCCGTTTCCCCCGGCAGCGAGATTCCGTTCTTCACGGGAATTCATGCTGACATCGGCGACGCGCAGAGTATCGAAAGCGATCTTTCGACCTTCACCGCCCACGTCGGCAAGCTCAAGAACACAGTCAGCGACGAGGCCCGTCCCAAGCTCGTTCTGGTGGACGAAGTCGGCGCTTCGACGGATCCCGCGCTGGGCGTGGCGCTCGGGCAGGCGGTGCTCCTCGAACTCGTGCGACAGGAGGCGGTCACACTGGTCACCACCCACCACGGCACGCTCAAAGCCTTCGCCCACGAAACCGACGGAATCGAAAACGGCAGCATGGCCTTCAATGAGCAGAGTCTGGTGCCAACCTACGTCTTCCGGCCCGGTCTGCCGGGATCCAGCTATGCTCTCGAAATCGCCGAGCGCGTGGGATTCCCCAAGGAGATTCTCGACACCGCCCGCAGCTTCGTCGGCCAGGGAATGCTCGGACTCGAAGAGCTGGTCAGCGAACTTTCACGCAAGATCGAAAACTACGAGAAGCTCCGCCGCGAGAGCGACATCAAACTCACCGAATACGCCGCTCTGCAAAAACTCTACACGCAGCGCACGAAGGAACTTCAGAAAGTGCAAGCCGAGGCCAAAGCGCGCGCGGTGGCGGAGGCGGAAGCGATGATCCAGAAGGCGGGACGCGAAATGGACGCCGCCATTCGCGATATTAAGAAGGAGAAAGCCAGCCGCGAGGCCGTCAAGACCGCGCAGGAAACCATCGCTCACGTCCGCGAGGAAGTCGAAAAAACGCGCGCGGAGGTGGAGAAAACTCTCGAACCCGACCGGCCCAAGCGCGAGCCGCTCGAGCAGGTGGCGGTGGGAGATCGCGTGCTCATCGAGGGTAGTGAGGAAGTGGGAACGGTGGTGGCGCTGCAGAGAAACGGCAAGCGGGCGGAGGTGGAGATCGGCGGCGTGCGGCTATGGGTGGACACACAGAAACTCTTTGCTGCGCCCGAAGCCGAGAAAAAACGGAAGGGGCCGCGCGTGAAACTGGAGTTCACGCTGGAAACGAAAAATATCGCCGAGCGGCTCGATCTGCGCGGCAAGTACGGCGATGAAGCGATTGCCGAAGTGGACAGCTATCTGGCGGCGGTGGCCGAGTCAAGCCTCCGGCAGGTGACGCTCATTCACGGCAAGGGAACCGGCGCGCTGCGAACTAAGATTCACGAATTCCTCAACACGCATCCGCTGGTCAAGGGCTTCCACGACGGCGGCCGCAACAACGACGATTTCGGAAGCACCGTGGTGGAAGTCAAGTAG
- a CDS encoding DUF2703 domain-containing protein, producing the protein MKNLTLIATLLFALNFTVISATPDKPTLTLHYQPPAATIVKANDCCVLEAEVQKACKILRSKLRKSGIEVQLGMYSSREGTGQIWIDGKPLEEWLIEKPPCRVTAIEIVEAGLVAAKQLEENWQMSRQSASGAKTAVRGPIAAPAR; encoded by the coding sequence ATGAAAAACCTCACACTGATCGCTACCTTACTGTTCGCGCTGAATTTTACAGTGATTAGCGCGACACCGGACAAGCCGACCCTGACCCTTCACTATCAGCCGCCGGCAGCAACGATTGTCAAGGCCAATGACTGCTGCGTGCTGGAAGCCGAAGTCCAGAAAGCGTGTAAAATCCTGCGCTCGAAGCTGCGCAAATCCGGTATCGAAGTCCAGCTCGGCATGTACAGCAGCCGCGAGGGAACCGGCCAGATCTGGATTGACGGCAAACCGCTGGAGGAATGGCTGATCGAGAAACCGCCCTGCCGCGTGACCGCCATCGAGATCGTGGAAGCCGGACTCGTCGCCGCCAAACAGCTCGAGGAAAACTGGCAGATGTCCCGCCAGAGTGCGAGCGGAGCCAAGACTGCCGTGAGAGGACCCATCGCCGCTCCGGCACGGTAA
- the lepB gene encoding signal peptidase I gives MSTRWFEKSAKWLWREWVKPILIVLAIILPLRSSIADWMDVPTGSMLPTIVEGDRIFVNKLAYDLKVPFTKWRLATWSEPARGDIVVFRSPVENVRLVKRVIGLPGDEITLRDNRLTINREPVVYEPQRMSKTTQFLIENLPPRHDVLFTPQMPSFKTFGPIRVPDGQYFMMGDNRDNSADSRYFGFVSRDLFVGEATTVVISLDRKRYFLPRFERFLSDLQ, from the coding sequence ATGTCCACACGATGGTTTGAAAAAAGCGCAAAATGGTTGTGGCGGGAATGGGTCAAGCCGATTCTGATCGTTCTGGCCATTATCCTACCGCTTCGTTCTTCGATAGCCGATTGGATGGACGTTCCCACCGGCTCCATGCTTCCCACCATTGTTGAAGGCGACCGCATTTTCGTCAACAAGCTGGCCTATGACCTGAAAGTCCCCTTCACAAAGTGGCGGCTGGCCACGTGGTCGGAACCGGCCCGCGGAGATATTGTGGTATTTCGTTCGCCCGTGGAAAACGTCCGGTTGGTCAAGCGAGTCATTGGACTACCGGGAGATGAAATCACCTTGCGCGACAACCGCCTGACCATTAACCGAGAACCGGTTGTCTATGAGCCTCAGCGGATGTCGAAAACCACTCAGTTCCTGATTGAGAATCTTCCACCCCGTCACGACGTCCTGTTTACGCCTCAAATGCCTTCTTTTAAGACGTTCGGCCCGATTCGAGTGCCGGACGGTCAGTACTTCATGATGGGAGACAATCGGGATAACAGCGCGGATTCGCGGTACTTCGGTTTCGTTTCGCGAGACCTCTTCGTCGGCGAGGCAACCACGGTAGTGATTTCACTCGACCGTAAGCGCTATTTCCTCCCCCGCTTCGAGCGGTTTCTTTCCGATCTGCAGTAG
- a CDS encoding T9SS type A sorting domain-containing protein has translation MSRKLLIAFATLLCLALAANAPAQVILNEVYYDNPGAENADVLFTELWGPPGTSLSGWTLVGTNGNNGTEYRTVTLSGTIPADGYFVIGNTASVPNVDLVLNVGTTAGVDWQNGGYQSTPDCDGVDLRNASGTTVDHLCYGECENPGNCTGEGGSNAPDYDPPASGPAKSIGRVPDHQDTDNNGADWMLLDPPSPGTPNSGSPCDPQYVTLSDVRENDGNGVPVLDGVFVVVQGIVNVDNYTLDSLTESSFYIQDDDAGCNVFRGNVPVGIMEGDCVEVSGWVGQYNGLTELLSSGSGNCVFSVEVIGSVDTVEPTLVTGASYFESFEGMLVRMNGVSIISGTWPGEGQYANLTITDGNGTITLRIDSDTDVDGSPAPPATFDVMGIVTQFDNTSPYTDGYQITPRYPSDILIPDAVGDEPTTVTVRDFRLLESYPNPFNSSVQIRFEVGAVRELSLSVFDVLGREVLSEKLTSLTPGAHDYTWSPTGATGLYLLRLEGAGKVETGKLLYLR, from the coding sequence ATGTCTCGCAAACTGTTAATCGCTTTCGCAACCCTGCTGTGTCTCGCGCTGGCGGCGAACGCACCCGCACAAGTCATTTTGAATGAGGTTTATTATGACAATCCCGGTGCTGAGAACGCAGACGTCTTGTTCACGGAACTCTGGGGTCCGCCGGGGACGAGTCTTTCCGGCTGGACGCTGGTCGGGACCAACGGCAACAACGGCACCGAGTATCGCACGGTCACTCTGAGTGGCACGATTCCCGCCGACGGGTACTTCGTCATTGGCAATACGGCCAGTGTTCCCAACGTTGATCTGGTTCTCAATGTCGGAACCACTGCCGGCGTGGATTGGCAGAACGGCGGCTACCAAAGCACACCCGACTGCGATGGCGTAGATCTGCGCAACGCCAGCGGCACTACCGTAGATCATCTCTGCTATGGTGAATGCGAAAATCCCGGTAATTGCACCGGCGAAGGCGGATCGAATGCGCCCGACTATGATCCTCCGGCCTCCGGACCAGCCAAATCCATCGGCCGCGTCCCCGATCATCAGGATACCGACAACAACGGAGCGGATTGGATGTTGCTCGATCCACCTTCCCCCGGCACGCCCAACAGCGGCTCGCCGTGCGATCCGCAGTACGTCACGCTGAGCGACGTCCGCGAGAACGACGGGAACGGAGTTCCCGTTCTGGACGGTGTATTCGTCGTCGTGCAGGGAATCGTCAACGTGGACAACTACACGCTGGACAGTCTCACCGAAAGCAGCTTTTACATTCAGGATGACGACGCCGGATGCAACGTGTTCCGCGGCAACGTTCCGGTGGGAATCATGGAAGGCGACTGCGTGGAGGTGTCGGGCTGGGTCGGACAATACAATGGCTTGACGGAATTACTTTCCTCGGGCAGCGGCAATTGCGTCTTTTCCGTGGAAGTCATCGGCAGCGTGGACACGGTGGAACCTACGCTGGTCACCGGAGCATCCTACTTCGAGTCGTTCGAGGGGATGCTCGTCCGCATGAACGGTGTTTCGATCATCAGCGGCACCTGGCCGGGGGAGGGACAATATGCGAACTTGACCATCACCGACGGCAATGGAACGATCACGCTGCGGATTGACAGCGATACCGACGTGGACGGCAGCCCGGCTCCGCCCGCCACCTTCGACGTGATGGGGATTGTCACGCAGTTCGACAACACTTCGCCCTACACCGACGGCTATCAGATCACGCCGCGTTATCCTTCGGACATCTTGATTCCCGATGCCGTCGGTGATGAGCCGACGACGGTGACGGTGCGCGATTTCCGTCTGCTCGAATCCTATCCCAATCCGTTCAACAGCAGTGTGCAGATTCGCTTTGAAGTCGGCGCGGTGCGCGAACTCAGTCTGTCGGTGTTCGATGTATTGGGCCGCGAGGTGCTTAGCGAAAAGCTCACCAGCTTGACGCCCGGCGCGCACGACTATACGTGGTCACCCACCGGCGCCACCGGCCTCTATCTGCTGCGGCTGGAAGGCGCGGGCAAGGTTGAGACCGGCAAGCTCCTCTATTTGCGGTAG
- a CDS encoding class I SAM-dependent methyltransferase encodes MCQLACLWDDDQVAALREALEAALIEVRLRKGFLRRKLFRSRMERDARQTAERLTSVAMQQHGVRALTRTDVVNYIAGRIEAQSYLEIGVSDPRNNFNLVQVKHKDGVDPAGKCSHPVTSDEFFARNARVYDLIYIDGLHLAEQVLRDVENSLRFLAPRGVIALHDCNPMEEAWQIEEYDGVSLWCGTVWKAIAQLRATRSDLWMGTVHADHGVGVIMRGQQERFPLDDGQEWNYSFLDRHRRELLHLLSWRDFRAEFETQLSNLKILFGNTTHFE; translated from the coding sequence ATGTGTCAACTCGCTTGTCTTTGGGATGACGATCAGGTCGCCGCGCTGCGGGAAGCGTTGGAGGCGGCACTGATCGAGGTTCGATTGCGCAAGGGTTTTCTGCGCCGGAAACTGTTTCGGAGTCGGATGGAGCGCGATGCCCGCCAAACCGCCGAGCGACTTACTTCGGTGGCGATGCAGCAGCATGGAGTTCGGGCACTCACGCGGACCGACGTGGTGAACTACATCGCCGGGCGAATCGAAGCGCAAAGCTACCTCGAAATCGGCGTCAGCGATCCGCGGAACAACTTCAATCTCGTGCAGGTGAAACACAAGGACGGGGTGGACCCGGCCGGCAAATGCAGTCATCCGGTGACGTCCGATGAGTTTTTCGCGCGCAACGCACGGGTATACGATTTGATTTACATTGACGGATTGCATCTAGCCGAGCAAGTGCTGCGCGACGTGGAGAACTCGCTGAGATTTCTTGCTCCGCGCGGCGTGATCGCTCTTCACGACTGCAATCCCATGGAAGAAGCGTGGCAGATTGAAGAGTATGACGGCGTTTCCTTGTGGTGCGGAACGGTTTGGAAAGCGATCGCACAATTGCGGGCAACGCGCTCCGATCTGTGGATGGGAACCGTCCATGCGGATCACGGTGTAGGTGTCATTATGCGCGGCCAGCAAGAACGGTTTCCGCTGGACGACGGGCAGGAGTGGAACTATTCATTTCTCGACCGGCATCGCCGCGAGCTTCTCCATCTGCTTTCATGGCGCGATTTCCGCGCCGAGTTTGAAACGCAACTCTCGAATCTGAAGATTCTCTTTGGAAACACCACACACTTTGAATAA
- a CDS encoding bifunctional metallophosphatase/5'-nucleotidase yields MKKLLLLIAALCLLSSGASAADTWSLVVLYSNDVHGGIDSSKAVFMNPEMPPDLGGGASAARMIRQMREYAKRTGKGFLLLDTGDIFQGTLVGTKSRGEAVMRYMNQVGYDAWVIGNHEFDLGRDVCEAVMKQAEFPTLSANIYDSTAAGGLDHFAQPYVLKDFGSIKIGVVGITTSGTMRASFEDNVRGLYFAPETISLAAYRDSVRARGADVVIAACHLGLPYDRWDAWDDLEKREQEGWKSDYVRNAFELARRVPGIDILFAGDIHVGYQKPWVDPVNHTPCFQGYGRGTNLLAVEFEFDLKTKKLLGWKPFTDDGTLVTLFTERFPRDRGVAETIDTVVARVEEGFSEKIGEATAPILRSGEGETPLGNLVTDAMRWKLHGDVAITNKGGIRTDLPAGIITPRDVFNVLPFDNTLGAVNVTGAFLKELLEDKVAYGGSGLDVSGVTVRVDRSKPRGERIVTLDVGGKPYDPTARYRLVTTDYLLEGNSGMEKLAALRNEAAVESGSYMRDAVIEYIQQHSPLEPKLDGRWITVGGNP; encoded by the coding sequence ATGAAGAAGCTTCTACTGCTAATCGCCGCGCTCTGCCTGCTGTCGAGCGGCGCATCGGCTGCCGATACGTGGTCGCTGGTGGTGCTCTACTCGAATGACGTGCACGGTGGGATTGATTCGTCGAAAGCCGTGTTCATGAATCCCGAAATGCCGCCCGATCTGGGCGGAGGGGCGTCGGCGGCGCGTATGATCCGCCAGATGCGCGAGTACGCCAAGCGCACCGGCAAGGGATTTCTGCTGCTCGATACCGGCGACATCTTTCAGGGGACGCTGGTCGGCACGAAGTCGCGCGGCGAAGCCGTGATGCGCTACATGAACCAGGTCGGCTATGATGCGTGGGTGATCGGCAATCATGAGTTTGACCTTGGCCGTGACGTCTGCGAAGCGGTGATGAAGCAAGCCGAGTTTCCCACGCTGTCGGCCAACATCTACGACTCGACGGCGGCCGGCGGGCTCGATCATTTCGCACAACCGTACGTCTTGAAGGATTTCGGCTCCATCAAGATCGGGGTTGTGGGCATTACCACTTCAGGAACGATGCGCGCATCGTTCGAAGATAACGTGCGCGGGCTCTACTTTGCTCCCGAAACCATTTCACTGGCCGCCTATCGAGACTCGGTTCGCGCGCGCGGAGCCGACGTGGTGATCGCCGCCTGTCATCTCGGGCTGCCGTACGATCGCTGGGATGCGTGGGACGATCTGGAAAAGCGCGAGCAGGAAGGCTGGAAATCGGACTACGTGCGCAACGCGTTCGAGCTCGCTCGCCGCGTGCCGGGAATTGACATTCTGTTCGCGGGCGATATCCACGTCGGCTATCAGAAACCGTGGGTGGACCCGGTAAACCACACGCCGTGTTTTCAGGGCTATGGCCGCGGCACCAACCTGCTGGCCGTCGAGTTCGAGTTCGATCTGAAAACGAAGAAGCTGCTGGGCTGGAAACCGTTTACCGACGACGGCACACTGGTCACGCTGTTCACGGAACGTTTCCCGCGCGACCGCGGGGTGGCCGAGACGATTGACACGGTCGTCGCGCGCGTTGAAGAGGGATTCAGCGAAAAGATCGGCGAAGCGACCGCTCCGATTCTGCGCAGCGGCGAGGGCGAGACTCCACTGGGAAATCTGGTTACCGACGCCATGCGCTGGAAGCTGCACGGCGACGTGGCCATCACCAACAAGGGCGGCATCCGCACCGATCTGCCCGCCGGAATCATCACGCCGCGCGACGTGTTCAACGTCCTGCCGTTCGACAACACTTTGGGCGCGGTGAATGTGACGGGCGCGTTTCTGAAGGAGCTTCTCGAAGACAAGGTCGCCTACGGTGGCAGCGGGCTTGATGTGAGCGGTGTTACCGTTCGGGTGGATAGGTCCAAGCCGCGGGGCGAACGGATCGTGACGCTCGACGTGGGCGGCAAACCCTATGATCCTACCGCCAGATACCGGCTGGTCACGACCGATTATCTGCTCGAAGGCAATTCGGGAATGGAGAAGCTGGCCGCGCTGCGCAACGAAGCGGCGGTGGAGTCGGGCTCGTACATGCGCGACGCGGTCATCGAATACATCCAGCAGCATTCGCCGCTGGAACCGAAACTCGACGGACGATGGATCACCGTCGGCGGGAATCCCTGA